One Tenrec ecaudatus isolate mTenEca1 chromosome 12, mTenEca1.hap1, whole genome shotgun sequence DNA segment encodes these proteins:
- the ASXL1 gene encoding polycomb group protein ASXL1 isoform X1, translating to MKDKQKRKKERTWAEAARLVLENYSDAPMTPKQILQVIEAEGLKEMSGTSPLACLNAMLHSNSRGGEGLFYKLPGRISLFTLKKDALQWSRNPAGMEGEEPEDTADAESCGSNEASTVSGENDVSLDETSSNASCSTESQSRPLSSPRDSCRASSQASKQKKKTGVMLPRVVLTPLKVNGAHVESAAGFLGRPADGESGSPSSSSSGSLALGSAAIRGQAEVTRDPAPLLRGFRKPATGQMKRNRGEEIDFETPGSILVNTNLRALINSRTFHALPSPFQQQLLLLLPEVDRQVGTDGLLRLSSSALNNEFFTHAAQSWRERLADGEFTHEMQVRMRQEMEKEKKVEQWKEKFFEDYYGQKLGLTRDESLQQNMGQEEAELKSGLRVSGEPARLQRALATRQQRDSHFKKRSRPDLRTRARRNLYKKQEPEAAVVAKDGKSVATDTPLHRDEEAEADSVGVSSSHLPVVSSPAPGPEGPEVPVEPAVSRIQTEPGDLACASAAADRIPSLPQETVDQEPKDQKRKSFEQTASASFPEKKPRLEDRQSFRNTIESVHTEKPQPTKEEPKVPPIRIQLSRIKPPWVVKGQPAYQICPRIVPVTESSSRGRTGARTLADIKARALQARAQREAATTAIGGGGGPGGGGGRATDEGGGRGSSAGDGGEACGHPESGGAQSTPGECASDLQRAQLLPPCPVNGEWTQAGPAAAGARREDRGPGQQGASVEDAAQPHIAPTGDQPCQALPPLSSQTPGSEPLAVQPRLHLDVRTECGSAATCWERESEEREPLLALEIGPVQEAILQEGPGQALVNPTLKDPVNVTPSSTPGSSLADYLQDRPLDDELELGSSRPPPSRESATGQEDLKAKPLEADTMAPRMAGPSRDRAVAQSDPNAGEKVLSVVEPPAAEEWEAAATPNVTAFFGRLTNERIGTPGHLPALWAVPGQGMGSTDSICKQVPGEKLEVDGDSEASSPHSESTATASDCEGSLAEDNSEAEPREAAKKKGTWVMEKDERLRWSSATSLSKKDGDLGVVTRTDGMLGTQSWVSRVCAGSQKIPDSLLLASSEYQLKPVCLDRPGSSVEATSPLVIQLLQGSLPLEKVLPPAQGGNKSESLQLPLPKEPSHGGTLGLGSLSDSGGGSHTVSHSSPSTPGPLKAPPLPHEGSTAHVGQAATKAPGGPPMVSETAPSCPDPLHPVMNQVAASGKLEEEMDSTKLFSSFGLEDRKKTQDLSPCRPSGAAPSRNPGTSTTSRVPSFLSPGAISCGPDQAGRSLGDQEKKFFGSKNMAVTPQGPRSVDPAPLPADAPPGAPGRPLGPSKSSVSQAPPASAIGMKPEKFVAGGTLKMNAENNSQALGHSPLELMEHLQGMPFVMDLPFWKLPREPGKGLAQPLEPSSLPSQLNIKQAFYGKLSKLQLSSTSFNYTSSSPTFAKGLAGSVVQLSHKANFGGSHSASLSLQMFTDSSAMESLSLQCACSLKAMIMCRGCGAFCHDDCIGPSKLCVLCLVVR from the exons AAAGATGCCCTGCAGTGGTCTCGAAACCCAGCtgggatggagggagaggagcCTGAGGACACAGCTGATGCAGAGAGCTGTGGGTCCAATGAAGCTAGCACTGTGAGTGGGGAAAATGATG TGTCTCTTGATGAAACATCTTCAAATGCATCCTGTTCCACAGAGTCTCAGAGTCGGCCTCTTTCCAGTCCCAGGGACAGCTGTAGAGCTTCCTCACAG GCAAGCAAGCAAAAGAAAAAGACTGGGGTGATGCTCCCTCGAGTTGTCCTGACTCCTCTGAAGGTAAACGGGGCCCACGTGGAATCGGCAGCAG GGTTTTTGGGCCGCCCCGCTGATGGTGAGAGTGGCAGCCCGTCAAGCAGCAGCAGTGGTTCTCTGGCCCTGGGCAGCGCTGCTATTCGTGGCCAGGCCGAGGTCACCCGGGACCCTGCCCCGCTCCTGAGAGGTTTCCGGAAGCCGGCCACAG GCCAAATGAAACGCAACAGAGGGGAGGAGATTGATTTTGAGACTCCCGGGTCCATTCTGGTCAACACCAACCTCCGTGCCCTGATCAACTCTCGGACCTTCCACGCCCTGCCGTCCCCCTTCCAGCAGcagctgctcctcctcctccctgaagTGGATAGACAG GTGGGGACAGATGGTCTGCTGCGTCTCAGCAGCAGTGCACTGAATAACGAGTTTTTCACCCATGCGGCTCAGAGCTGGCGGGAACGCCTGGCTGACG GTGAATTCACTCATGAGATGCAAGTCAGGATGCGACAGGAGATGGAGAAGGAAAAGAAGGTGGAGCAGTGGAAAGAAAAGTTCTTTGAGGACTACTATGGCCAGAA GTTGGGTCTGACCAGAGACGAGTCCCTGCAGCAGAACATGGGCCAGGAGGAGGCTGAACTCAAGAGTGGCTTACGTGTCTCAGGAGAGCCAGCACGGCTACAACGTGCTCTGGCCACCCGGCAGCAGCGTGACAGCCATTTCAAGAAACGCTCTCGGCCAGATCTCCGAACCAGAGCCAGAAGGAATCTATACAAAAAGCAGGAGCCAGAAGCTGCAGTGGTGGCTAAGGACGGGAAGTCAGTGGCAACAGACACACCTCTCCACAGGGACGAAGAGGCTGAAGCTGACTCAGTGGGGGTGAGCAGTTCTCACCTGCCAGTCGTGTCCTCTCCAGCACCTGGCCCAGAGGGGCCTGAAGTCCCAGTAGAGCCTGCGGTTTCCCGGATCCAGACTGAGCCAGGAGATTTGGCATGTGCCTCTGCAGCTGCAGATAGAATTCCTAGCCTGCCTCAGGAGACTGTGGACCAGGAGCCCAAGGACCAGAAGAGGAAATCCTTTGAGCAGACGGCCTCTGCGTCCTTTCCCGAAAAGAAGCCCCGGCTTGAAGATCGTCAGTCCTTTCGTAACACAATTGAAAGTGTTCACACCGAAAAACCACAGCCCACTAAAGAGGAACCCAAAGTCCCGCCCATCCGG aTTCAACTTTCACGCATCAAACCACCCTGGGTGGTTAAAGGTCAGCCCGCTTACCAGATATGCCCCCGGATCGTCCCTGTCACAGAGTCCTCCAGCCGGGGTCGGACCGGTGCTAGGACCCTCGCAGACATTAAAGCCCGTGCTCTGCAGGCCCGAGCCCAGCGAGAGGCGGCCACCACTGCCATCGGAGGGGGGGGTGGCCCGGGTGGAGGTGGCGGCAGGGCCACCGATGAGGGAGGTGGCCGAGGCAGCAGcgctggtgatggtggtgaggcCTGTGGCCACCCTGAGTCCGGGGGAGCCCAGAGCACCCCTGGAGAGTGTGCGTCAGATCTACAGCGAGCACAACTACTGCCGCCTTGTCCTGTGAATGGGGAGTGGACCCAGGCGGGTCCTGCCGCAGCTGGAGCCAGGAGGGAGGACAGGGGCCCCGGACAGCAGGGTGCCAGTGTAGAAGACGCCGCTCAGCCCCACATTGCTCCCACTGGGGACCAGCCCTGCCAGGCCCTACCCCCACTGTCCTCCCAAACCCCAGGATCTGAGCCATTGGCTGTGCAGCCAAGGCTGCATCTAGATGTTAGGACTGAATGTGGCTCTGCTGCCACTTGCTGGGAAAGGGAGAGTGAAGAGCGAGAGCCCCTCCTTGCCCTGGAGATTGGTCCTGTGCAGGAAGCCATATTACAGGAAGGCCCTGGCCAGGCTCTAGTTAATCCCACTTTGAAGGATCCTGTAAATGTGACCCCCAGCTCCACCCCGGGCTCCTCTTTGGCTGATTACCTGCAGGACAGACCATTAGATGATGAATTAGAACTTGGTAGCTCACGCCCCCCACCCTCGAGAGAAAGTGCTACTGGACAAGAAGACCTAAAAGCCAAGCCGCTCGAGGCTGACACTATGGCTCCTAGGATGGCCGGGCCTTCGAGAGACCGGGCAGTGGCGCAGTCTGACCCTAATGCCGGAGAAAAGGTCCTGTCTGTCGTTGAGCCCCCAGCTGCAGAAGAGTGGGAGGCGGCAGCCACTCCCAATGTAACTGCATTCTTTGGGAGGTTGACAAATGAGCGTATTGGTACCCCAGGCCACCTTCCTGCGCTCTGGGCAGTGCCGGGTCAAGGCATGGGCAGCACTGACAGCATCTGCAAGCAGGTCCCAGGTGAAAAGCTTGAGGTCGATGGTGACTCTGAGGCCTCGAGTCCTCACAGTGAGTCCACAGCCACTGCCTCGGACTGTGAAGGCAGCCTTGCTGAGGACAACAGTGAGGCCGAGCCCAGGGAAGCAGCGAAGAAGAAGGGGACTTGGGTCATGGAAAAGGACGAGAGACTCCGCTGGAGCTCTGCCACCTCGCTCTCTAAAAAGGATGGGGACCTGGGTGTGGTTACAAGGACAGATGGGATGCTTGGTACTCAGAGCTGGGTGTCTCGGGTGTGTGCGGGTTCCCAAAAGATCCCTGACTCCTTGCTGCTGGCCAGTTCTGAATACCAGCTGAAACCCGTGTGCCTCGACAGGCCTgggtcctcagtggaggccacgaGCCCGCTTGTGATTCAGTTACTGCAGGGGAGTTTACCCCTGGAAAAAGTTCTTCCTCCAGCCCAGGGTGGCAACAAATCAGAATCCCTTCAGTTACCACTTCCAAAAGAGCCCAGCCATGGTGGCACACTGGGGTTGGGATCTCTGTCTGATTCTGGAGGAGGCAGTCACACAGTTAGCCACAGCAGCCCCAGTACCCCGGGACCTTTGAAGGCACCGCCTCTGCCTCACGAGGGCAGCACTGCTCATGTGGGGCAAgcggccaccaaggctcctggaggGCCTCCCATGGTTTCTGAGACAGCCCCGAGTTGTCCGGACCCCCTGCATCCAGTGATGAATCAAGTGGCTGCCTCTGGGAAACTGGAAGAGGAGATGGATTCCACAAAGCTGTTCTCTTCCTTTGGTTTGGAAGATCGAAAGAAAACCCAGGATCTGTCCCCATGCAGACCCTCTGGTGCTGCTCCCAGCAGAAACCCAGGGACATCCACTACCTCGAGAGTCCCAAGCTTCTTGTCGCCTGGTGCCATCTCCTGTGGTCCAGACCAAGCAGGTCGGTCCCTGGGAGACCAAGAGAAGAAGTTCTTTGGCTCTAAGAATATGGCTGTGACCCCTCAGGGCCCCAGGTCTGTGGACCCAGCACCACTGCCTGCTGATGCTCCTCCTGGTGCTCCCGGGAGGCCATTGGGGCCCAGCAAAAGCTCTGTGTCTCAGGCACCACCTGCCTCCGCCATTGGCATGAAGCCCGAAAAGTTTGTGGCAGGGGGcacgctgaagatgaatgcagAGAACAACAGCCAGGCGCTCGGACACAGCCCTCTGGAGCTGATGGAGCATCTTCAAGGCATGCCCTTTGTCATGGACCTGCCCTTCTGGAAGTTGCCCCGAGAGCCTGGAAAAGGGCTTGCGCAGCCTCTGGagccttcttcccttccttcccagCTTAACATCAAGCAGGCATTTTATGGGAAGCTCTCTAAACTCCAGCTAAGTTCCACCAGCTTTAATTACACCTCCAGCTCTCCCACGTTTGCCAAAGGCCTGGCTGGAAGTGTGGTGCAGCTGAGCCACAAAGCGAACTTTGGCGGGAGCCACAGCGCGTCTCTGTCCCTGCAGATGTTCACCGATAGCAGCGCAATGGAGAGCCTCTCACTCCAATGTGCGTGCAGCCTGAAAGCCATGATCATGTGCCGAGGCTGCGGTGCGTTCTGTCACGATGACTGCATCGGCCCCTCAAAGCTCTGTGTACTGTGCCTTGTGGTGAGATAA
- the ASXL1 gene encoding polycomb group protein ASXL1 isoform X2: MLHSNSRGGEGLFYKLPGRISLFTLKKDALQWSRNPAGMEGEEPEDTADAESCGSNEASTVSGENDVSLDETSSNASCSTESQSRPLSSPRDSCRASSQASKQKKKTGVMLPRVVLTPLKVNGAHVESAAGFLGRPADGESGSPSSSSSGSLALGSAAIRGQAEVTRDPAPLLRGFRKPATGQMKRNRGEEIDFETPGSILVNTNLRALINSRTFHALPSPFQQQLLLLLPEVDRQVGTDGLLRLSSSALNNEFFTHAAQSWRERLADGEFTHEMQVRMRQEMEKEKKVEQWKEKFFEDYYGQKLGLTRDESLQQNMGQEEAELKSGLRVSGEPARLQRALATRQQRDSHFKKRSRPDLRTRARRNLYKKQEPEAAVVAKDGKSVATDTPLHRDEEAEADSVGVSSSHLPVVSSPAPGPEGPEVPVEPAVSRIQTEPGDLACASAAADRIPSLPQETVDQEPKDQKRKSFEQTASASFPEKKPRLEDRQSFRNTIESVHTEKPQPTKEEPKVPPIRIQLSRIKPPWVVKGQPAYQICPRIVPVTESSSRGRTGARTLADIKARALQARAQREAATTAIGGGGGPGGGGGRATDEGGGRGSSAGDGGEACGHPESGGAQSTPGECASDLQRAQLLPPCPVNGEWTQAGPAAAGARREDRGPGQQGASVEDAAQPHIAPTGDQPCQALPPLSSQTPGSEPLAVQPRLHLDVRTECGSAATCWERESEEREPLLALEIGPVQEAILQEGPGQALVNPTLKDPVNVTPSSTPGSSLADYLQDRPLDDELELGSSRPPPSRESATGQEDLKAKPLEADTMAPRMAGPSRDRAVAQSDPNAGEKVLSVVEPPAAEEWEAAATPNVTAFFGRLTNERIGTPGHLPALWAVPGQGMGSTDSICKQVPGEKLEVDGDSEASSPHSESTATASDCEGSLAEDNSEAEPREAAKKKGTWVMEKDERLRWSSATSLSKKDGDLGVVTRTDGMLGTQSWVSRVCAGSQKIPDSLLLASSEYQLKPVCLDRPGSSVEATSPLVIQLLQGSLPLEKVLPPAQGGNKSESLQLPLPKEPSHGGTLGLGSLSDSGGGSHTVSHSSPSTPGPLKAPPLPHEGSTAHVGQAATKAPGGPPMVSETAPSCPDPLHPVMNQVAASGKLEEEMDSTKLFSSFGLEDRKKTQDLSPCRPSGAAPSRNPGTSTTSRVPSFLSPGAISCGPDQAGRSLGDQEKKFFGSKNMAVTPQGPRSVDPAPLPADAPPGAPGRPLGPSKSSVSQAPPASAIGMKPEKFVAGGTLKMNAENNSQALGHSPLELMEHLQGMPFVMDLPFWKLPREPGKGLAQPLEPSSLPSQLNIKQAFYGKLSKLQLSSTSFNYTSSSPTFAKGLAGSVVQLSHKANFGGSHSASLSLQMFTDSSAMESLSLQCACSLKAMIMCRGCGAFCHDDCIGPSKLCVLCLVVR; the protein is encoded by the exons AAAGATGCCCTGCAGTGGTCTCGAAACCCAGCtgggatggagggagaggagcCTGAGGACACAGCTGATGCAGAGAGCTGTGGGTCCAATGAAGCTAGCACTGTGAGTGGGGAAAATGATG TGTCTCTTGATGAAACATCTTCAAATGCATCCTGTTCCACAGAGTCTCAGAGTCGGCCTCTTTCCAGTCCCAGGGACAGCTGTAGAGCTTCCTCACAG GCAAGCAAGCAAAAGAAAAAGACTGGGGTGATGCTCCCTCGAGTTGTCCTGACTCCTCTGAAGGTAAACGGGGCCCACGTGGAATCGGCAGCAG GGTTTTTGGGCCGCCCCGCTGATGGTGAGAGTGGCAGCCCGTCAAGCAGCAGCAGTGGTTCTCTGGCCCTGGGCAGCGCTGCTATTCGTGGCCAGGCCGAGGTCACCCGGGACCCTGCCCCGCTCCTGAGAGGTTTCCGGAAGCCGGCCACAG GCCAAATGAAACGCAACAGAGGGGAGGAGATTGATTTTGAGACTCCCGGGTCCATTCTGGTCAACACCAACCTCCGTGCCCTGATCAACTCTCGGACCTTCCACGCCCTGCCGTCCCCCTTCCAGCAGcagctgctcctcctcctccctgaagTGGATAGACAG GTGGGGACAGATGGTCTGCTGCGTCTCAGCAGCAGTGCACTGAATAACGAGTTTTTCACCCATGCGGCTCAGAGCTGGCGGGAACGCCTGGCTGACG GTGAATTCACTCATGAGATGCAAGTCAGGATGCGACAGGAGATGGAGAAGGAAAAGAAGGTGGAGCAGTGGAAAGAAAAGTTCTTTGAGGACTACTATGGCCAGAA GTTGGGTCTGACCAGAGACGAGTCCCTGCAGCAGAACATGGGCCAGGAGGAGGCTGAACTCAAGAGTGGCTTACGTGTCTCAGGAGAGCCAGCACGGCTACAACGTGCTCTGGCCACCCGGCAGCAGCGTGACAGCCATTTCAAGAAACGCTCTCGGCCAGATCTCCGAACCAGAGCCAGAAGGAATCTATACAAAAAGCAGGAGCCAGAAGCTGCAGTGGTGGCTAAGGACGGGAAGTCAGTGGCAACAGACACACCTCTCCACAGGGACGAAGAGGCTGAAGCTGACTCAGTGGGGGTGAGCAGTTCTCACCTGCCAGTCGTGTCCTCTCCAGCACCTGGCCCAGAGGGGCCTGAAGTCCCAGTAGAGCCTGCGGTTTCCCGGATCCAGACTGAGCCAGGAGATTTGGCATGTGCCTCTGCAGCTGCAGATAGAATTCCTAGCCTGCCTCAGGAGACTGTGGACCAGGAGCCCAAGGACCAGAAGAGGAAATCCTTTGAGCAGACGGCCTCTGCGTCCTTTCCCGAAAAGAAGCCCCGGCTTGAAGATCGTCAGTCCTTTCGTAACACAATTGAAAGTGTTCACACCGAAAAACCACAGCCCACTAAAGAGGAACCCAAAGTCCCGCCCATCCGG aTTCAACTTTCACGCATCAAACCACCCTGGGTGGTTAAAGGTCAGCCCGCTTACCAGATATGCCCCCGGATCGTCCCTGTCACAGAGTCCTCCAGCCGGGGTCGGACCGGTGCTAGGACCCTCGCAGACATTAAAGCCCGTGCTCTGCAGGCCCGAGCCCAGCGAGAGGCGGCCACCACTGCCATCGGAGGGGGGGGTGGCCCGGGTGGAGGTGGCGGCAGGGCCACCGATGAGGGAGGTGGCCGAGGCAGCAGcgctggtgatggtggtgaggcCTGTGGCCACCCTGAGTCCGGGGGAGCCCAGAGCACCCCTGGAGAGTGTGCGTCAGATCTACAGCGAGCACAACTACTGCCGCCTTGTCCTGTGAATGGGGAGTGGACCCAGGCGGGTCCTGCCGCAGCTGGAGCCAGGAGGGAGGACAGGGGCCCCGGACAGCAGGGTGCCAGTGTAGAAGACGCCGCTCAGCCCCACATTGCTCCCACTGGGGACCAGCCCTGCCAGGCCCTACCCCCACTGTCCTCCCAAACCCCAGGATCTGAGCCATTGGCTGTGCAGCCAAGGCTGCATCTAGATGTTAGGACTGAATGTGGCTCTGCTGCCACTTGCTGGGAAAGGGAGAGTGAAGAGCGAGAGCCCCTCCTTGCCCTGGAGATTGGTCCTGTGCAGGAAGCCATATTACAGGAAGGCCCTGGCCAGGCTCTAGTTAATCCCACTTTGAAGGATCCTGTAAATGTGACCCCCAGCTCCACCCCGGGCTCCTCTTTGGCTGATTACCTGCAGGACAGACCATTAGATGATGAATTAGAACTTGGTAGCTCACGCCCCCCACCCTCGAGAGAAAGTGCTACTGGACAAGAAGACCTAAAAGCCAAGCCGCTCGAGGCTGACACTATGGCTCCTAGGATGGCCGGGCCTTCGAGAGACCGGGCAGTGGCGCAGTCTGACCCTAATGCCGGAGAAAAGGTCCTGTCTGTCGTTGAGCCCCCAGCTGCAGAAGAGTGGGAGGCGGCAGCCACTCCCAATGTAACTGCATTCTTTGGGAGGTTGACAAATGAGCGTATTGGTACCCCAGGCCACCTTCCTGCGCTCTGGGCAGTGCCGGGTCAAGGCATGGGCAGCACTGACAGCATCTGCAAGCAGGTCCCAGGTGAAAAGCTTGAGGTCGATGGTGACTCTGAGGCCTCGAGTCCTCACAGTGAGTCCACAGCCACTGCCTCGGACTGTGAAGGCAGCCTTGCTGAGGACAACAGTGAGGCCGAGCCCAGGGAAGCAGCGAAGAAGAAGGGGACTTGGGTCATGGAAAAGGACGAGAGACTCCGCTGGAGCTCTGCCACCTCGCTCTCTAAAAAGGATGGGGACCTGGGTGTGGTTACAAGGACAGATGGGATGCTTGGTACTCAGAGCTGGGTGTCTCGGGTGTGTGCGGGTTCCCAAAAGATCCCTGACTCCTTGCTGCTGGCCAGTTCTGAATACCAGCTGAAACCCGTGTGCCTCGACAGGCCTgggtcctcagtggaggccacgaGCCCGCTTGTGATTCAGTTACTGCAGGGGAGTTTACCCCTGGAAAAAGTTCTTCCTCCAGCCCAGGGTGGCAACAAATCAGAATCCCTTCAGTTACCACTTCCAAAAGAGCCCAGCCATGGTGGCACACTGGGGTTGGGATCTCTGTCTGATTCTGGAGGAGGCAGTCACACAGTTAGCCACAGCAGCCCCAGTACCCCGGGACCTTTGAAGGCACCGCCTCTGCCTCACGAGGGCAGCACTGCTCATGTGGGGCAAgcggccaccaaggctcctggaggGCCTCCCATGGTTTCTGAGACAGCCCCGAGTTGTCCGGACCCCCTGCATCCAGTGATGAATCAAGTGGCTGCCTCTGGGAAACTGGAAGAGGAGATGGATTCCACAAAGCTGTTCTCTTCCTTTGGTTTGGAAGATCGAAAGAAAACCCAGGATCTGTCCCCATGCAGACCCTCTGGTGCTGCTCCCAGCAGAAACCCAGGGACATCCACTACCTCGAGAGTCCCAAGCTTCTTGTCGCCTGGTGCCATCTCCTGTGGTCCAGACCAAGCAGGTCGGTCCCTGGGAGACCAAGAGAAGAAGTTCTTTGGCTCTAAGAATATGGCTGTGACCCCTCAGGGCCCCAGGTCTGTGGACCCAGCACCACTGCCTGCTGATGCTCCTCCTGGTGCTCCCGGGAGGCCATTGGGGCCCAGCAAAAGCTCTGTGTCTCAGGCACCACCTGCCTCCGCCATTGGCATGAAGCCCGAAAAGTTTGTGGCAGGGGGcacgctgaagatgaatgcagAGAACAACAGCCAGGCGCTCGGACACAGCCCTCTGGAGCTGATGGAGCATCTTCAAGGCATGCCCTTTGTCATGGACCTGCCCTTCTGGAAGTTGCCCCGAGAGCCTGGAAAAGGGCTTGCGCAGCCTCTGGagccttcttcccttccttcccagCTTAACATCAAGCAGGCATTTTATGGGAAGCTCTCTAAACTCCAGCTAAGTTCCACCAGCTTTAATTACACCTCCAGCTCTCCCACGTTTGCCAAAGGCCTGGCTGGAAGTGTGGTGCAGCTGAGCCACAAAGCGAACTTTGGCGGGAGCCACAGCGCGTCTCTGTCCCTGCAGATGTTCACCGATAGCAGCGCAATGGAGAGCCTCTCACTCCAATGTGCGTGCAGCCTGAAAGCCATGATCATGTGCCGAGGCTGCGGTGCGTTCTGTCACGATGACTGCATCGGCCCCTCAAAGCTCTGTGTACTGTGCCTTGTGGTGAGATAA